One Oryza sativa Japonica Group chromosome 8, ASM3414082v1 DNA window includes the following coding sequences:
- the LOC107278509 gene encoding zinc finger BED domain-containing protein RICESLEEPER 2-like translates to MKNWKFDQEVSRKELLRMIVLQELPFSIVEHVGFRRFVASLNPYFKVISRTTLRNDCMAAYEDHKLALFDVLKSSNSRVSLTADMWTSIQNLGYLCVTCHYIDNEWKLQKRIIKFALVPTPHDGITMFSEMLKAIQEWHIENKLFSVTLDNASVNDTMMTHLKTNLVGKTMLPCDGVLLHFRCAAHIFNLIVQDGLKTMSNAINSIRESVKYVRSSQSRGQRFEEMIAQVGIKTNRRPSLDVSTRWNSTYLMLESSLLVRMAFEALDRHDINYLHQPFDYQWTMAEKLCALLKVFYEATVAVCGMLYPTSTCYFHELWKIKMVLDKEATNEDVTIASIVKEMKEKFKKYWDAQYLQICFPVIFDPRYKYKFIEFRLKSAFGAAATPYLKEIKSNMQKLFDEYSAKYGGSNNINSQPETSVEQNVDASNQFADWRQFLHDKSRSKVKSELSRYLADMPQEGDFQDGHDFDILNWWMVNKTKYPVISRMARDVLAIPATSVASEAAFSTGERIISDYRSRLSSSTVEALICLQDWMRAEGLGDFFARDLAESDDQNVQHSGENAYTPLVTCSTSTTTSSR, encoded by the exons ATGAAGAATTGGAAATTTGACCAAGAAGTGTCACGGAAAGAACTTCTTAGGATGATTGTGTTGCAAGAGTTACCCTTTAGCATTGTTGAGCATGTTGGATTTAGGAGATTTGTTGCAAGTTTAAATCCATATTTTAAGGTGATATCAAGAACCACACTGAGAAATGATTGTATGGCTGCTTATGAGGATCATAAGTTAGCTTTATTTGATGTCTTGAAGAGCTCAAATTCTCGAGTATCTCTTACTGCCGACATGTGGACTTCCATCCAGAACTTAGGCTATTTGTGTGTTACCTGTCATTACATTGATAATGAATGGAAGTTGCAAAAGAGAATTATAAAGTTTGCTCTAGTGCCGACCCCACATGATGGCATCACTATGTTTAGTGAAATGCTAAAGGCCATTCAGGAGTGGCATATCGAAAATAAGTTATTCAGTGTTACCTTAGACAATGCAAGTGTGAATGATACAATGATGACTCATCTGAAAACCAATCTTGTTGGTAAGACAATGTTGCCTTGTGATGGAGTGTTGTTGCATTTCCGCTGTGCTGCCCATATATTCAATCTAATTGTCCAAGATGGGCTAAAAACCATGAGCAACGCCATTAACAGTATAAGAGAAAGTGTTAAATATGTTCGGAGTTCGCAATCACGTGGTCAAAGGTTTGAAGAGATGATTGCTCAAGTGGGAATAAAAACTAACAGACGACCATCGCTTGATGTATCAACGAGATGGAATTCGACATACTTAATGCTCGAGTCATCTTTATTGGTCAGAATGGCCTTTGAAGCCTTGGATCGGCATGACATAAATTATTTGCATCAACCCTTCGATTATCAATGGACAATGGCTGAGAAGCTTTGTGCTTTGTTGAAAGTTTTCTATGAAGCTACTGTTGCAGTATGTGGTATGTTGTACCCAACTTCAACATGCTATTTTCATGAACTTTGGAAGATAAAGATGGTTTTGGACAAGGAGGCTACAAATGAAGATGTCACCATTGCATCTATTGTCaaggaaatgaaagaaaaatttAAGAAGTACTGGGACGCTCAATACTTGCAAATATGTTTCCCGGTTATTTTTGATCCAAGGTATAAGTACAAATTCATTGAGTTTCGTTTGAAGTCTGCATTTGGAGCTGCTGCAACTCCTTACCTTAAGGAAATCAAGAGTAATATGCAGAAATTGTTTGATGAATATTCTGCCAAGTATGGGGGCTCAAACAACATCAATTCTCAGCCCGAAACAAGTGTTGAGCAGAATGTTGATGCAAGTAATCAATTCGCTGATTGGAGACAGTTTCTACATGACAAAAGCAGGAGCAAAGTAAAGAGTGAGCTTAGTCGATATCTTGCTGATATGCCTCAGGAAGGTGATTTCCAAGATGGGCATGATTTTGATATCTTGAACTGGTGGATGGTAAACAAAACAAAGTACCCTGTGATTTCACGAATGGCACGTGATGTTTTGGCTATTCCAGCAACATCAGTGGCATCAGAGGCAGCATTTTCAACTGGAGAAAGGATCATTAGTGACTATAGAAGTAGACTTTCGAGCAGTACTGTAGAGGCATTGATTTGCCTTCAAGATTGGATGAGGGCAGAAGGTTTGGGTGATTTCTTTGCACGTGATCTTGCTGAGAGTGATGACCAAAATGTGCAACATTCAG GTGAAAATGCCTATACACCTCTAGTAACATGTAGTACCAGCACAACAACCAGCAGCAG GTAA